Proteins from a single region of Meriones unguiculatus strain TT.TT164.6M chromosome 21, Bangor_MerUng_6.1, whole genome shotgun sequence:
- the Wnt16 gene encoding protein Wnt-16: protein MDRAALLALPSLCALWAAVLSLLPCGTQGNWMWLGIASFGVPEKLGCAGLPLNSRQKELCKRKPYLLPSIREGARLGIQECRSQFRHERWNCVVATATSAPLGTGPLFGYELSSGTKETAFIYAIMAAGLVHSVTRSCSAGNMTECSCDTTLQNGGSASEGWHWGGCSDDVQYGMWFSRKFLDIPISNTTGKESKVLLAMNLHNNEAGRQAVAKLMSVDCRCHGVSGSCAVKTCWKTMSAFEKIGHFLKDKYENSVQVSDKTRRKMRRREKDQRQTPILKDDLLYVHKSPNYCVENKKLGIPGTQGRECNRTSGGADGCNLLCCGRGYNTHVVRHVERCECKFIWCCYVRCRRCESMADVHTCK from the exons ATGGATAGAGCGGCGCTCCTGGCCCTGCCCAGCCTGTGCGCGCTCTGGGCAGCCGTGCTCTCGCTGCTCCCCTGCGGAACCCAAGGCAACTGGAT GTGGTTGGGCATCGCCTCCTTCGGGGTACCGGAGAAACTGGGCTGCGCCGGCTTGCCGCTGAACAGCCGCCAGAAGGAGCTGTGCAAGAGGAAACCGTACCTGCTCCCCAGCATCCGCGAAGGAGCCCGGCTGGGCATTCAGGAGTGCAGGAGCCAGTTCCGACACGAGAGGTGGAACTGTGTGGTCGCCACTGCCACCTCGGCCCCGCTCGGCACCGGCCCCCTCTTTGGCTATGAGCTGAGTAGCG GCACCAAGGAGACAGCATTCATTTATGCCATCATGGCTGCAGGCCTGGTGCACTCAGTAACGAGGTCATGCAGTGCGGGAAACATGACAGAGTGTTCCTGTGACACCACCTTGCAGAACGGTGGCTCGGCCAGTGAAGGCTGGCACTGGGGAGGATGCTCGGATGATGTCCAGTACGGCATGTGGTTCAGCAGAAAGTTTCTAGATATCCCCATCAGCAACACCACGGGAAAGGAGAGCAAAGTGCTGCTAGCCATGAATCTTCACAACAACGAGGCAGGACGGCAG GCTGTCGCCAAGCTAATGTCTGTGGACTGCCGCTGCCATGGCGTTTCCGGCTCGTGTGCCGTGAAGACCTGCTGGAAAACTATGTCTGCTTTTGAAAAGATCGGgcactttttaaaagataaatatgaAAACAGCGTCCAGGTTTCGGACAAAACCAGAAGGAAAATGCGCAGGAGAGAAAAGGATCAGAGGCAGACCCCCATCCTCAAGGACGACCTGCTGTACGTCCATAAGTCTCCCAACTACTGTGTGGAGAACAAGAAACTGGGCATCCCTGGGACCCAGGGCCGAGAGTGCAATCGCACGTCCGGAGGCGCTGACGGCTGCAACCTCCTGTGCTGTGGCCGAGGCTACAACACGCACGTCGTCAGGCACGTGGAGAGGTGTGAGTGTAAGTTCATCTGGTGCTGCTACGTCCGCTGCAGGAGGTGTGAGAGCATGGCCGATGTCCACACTTGTAAGTAA